The following proteins are encoded in a genomic region of Oceanibaculum nanhaiense:
- a CDS encoding polysaccharide deacetylase family protein, with protein sequence MLPTHGRYDYVPIVGRPDYRWPGEKRLAVYIALNLEHFAFGEGLGAELAPGGPQPDVLNYAWRDYGNRVGAWRMLELFDALNLPVSVLVNSEIYSYCPQLMDAFRARGDEVVGHGRTNAERQGVLDEAAERTLITEATAIIERHEGRRPEGWLGPWISESRVTPDLLQEAGYRYVLDWCADDQPIWMKTRQGRILAVPYPQEINDIPAIVARKVEGDVFADMIVDAFEEMLRQSENQPLVFGIALHAYIVGQPHRLRHLRRALSHIASKRSDIWLTHSGAIAAHALAQPAGVVP encoded by the coding sequence ATGCTCCCGACCCATGGCCGCTATGACTATGTGCCGATTGTTGGCCGGCCGGACTATCGCTGGCCGGGTGAAAAACGGCTGGCGGTCTATATCGCGCTGAACCTGGAGCATTTCGCCTTTGGCGAGGGGCTGGGGGCGGAGCTGGCGCCGGGCGGGCCGCAGCCCGACGTGCTGAATTATGCCTGGCGCGACTATGGCAACCGGGTCGGCGCCTGGCGCATGCTGGAATTGTTCGACGCGCTGAATCTTCCGGTCAGCGTGCTGGTGAACAGCGAGATCTATAGCTATTGCCCGCAGCTGATGGATGCCTTCCGGGCGCGCGGCGACGAGGTGGTCGGCCATGGCCGCACCAACGCCGAACGCCAGGGCGTGCTGGACGAGGCGGCGGAGCGCACGCTGATCACGGAGGCGACCGCGATCATTGAGCGGCATGAGGGCAGGCGGCCGGAAGGCTGGCTCGGCCCCTGGATATCGGAGAGCAGGGTGACGCCCGACCTGCTGCAGGAGGCCGGCTACCGCTATGTGCTGGACTGGTGCGCTGACGATCAGCCGATCTGGATGAAGACCCGGCAGGGACGCATCCTTGCCGTGCCTTATCCCCAGGAAATCAACGATATACCGGCAATTGTCGCGCGCAAGGTGGAGGGCGATGTCTTCGCCGACATGATCGTCGATGCCTTCGAGGAAATGCTCCGCCAATCCGAGAACCAGCCGCTGGTCTTCGGTATTGCCTTGCATGCCTATATCGTCGGCCAGCCGCACCGGTTGCGCCATCTCCGGCGCGCGCTGAGCCATATCGCGTCAAAGCGCAGTGATATCTGGCTCACCCACAGTGGCGCTATCGCCGCGCACGCCTTGGCGCAGCCGGCGGGCGTGGTGCCCTGA
- a CDS encoding aminotransferase class V-fold PLP-dependent enzyme produces MGFDVARARAETPSCETVIHLANGGAGLMPTPVLNAVKDHLDLEAQIGGYEARRARDDQVEGLYESAARYFNCSTDEIASVENATVAWDMAFYSMSFKPGDRILTATAEYASNYIAYLQVARRTGAVVEVVPNDNSGQLDVKALENMIDGRVKLISVTHVPTNGGLVNPAAAIGKVARAAGIPYLLDACQSFGQMKLDMQEIGCDMASVTGRKYMRGPRGTGLLYVRKSMLDKLEPPFLDLHSALWTGPDSYEMQPNAKRFENWEKYVAGQIGLKTAIDYALGWGIDAIETRVTALADGFRDKLSAIPGVTVRDLGERRCGIVTFTRDGVEPEAIMAAMSANRINCSVSRISSTRIDMTQRGLEKVLRTGVHYYNTEEELDRFLEVLESVK; encoded by the coding sequence ATGGGTTTCGATGTGGCACGCGCCCGGGCGGAGACGCCGAGCTGCGAGACGGTCATCCATCTGGCGAATGGCGGGGCCGGGCTGATGCCCACGCCGGTGCTGAACGCGGTAAAGGATCATCTGGATCTGGAAGCGCAGATCGGCGGCTACGAGGCGCGGCGCGCGCGGGACGACCAGGTCGAGGGGCTGTATGAGAGCGCGGCGCGCTATTTCAACTGCTCGACCGACGAGATCGCCTCGGTGGAGAACGCGACCGTCGCCTGGGACATGGCCTTCTATTCGATGTCCTTCAAGCCGGGCGACCGCATCCTGACCGCTACGGCCGAATATGCCAGCAACTATATCGCCTATCTGCAGGTGGCCAGGCGCACCGGCGCGGTGGTCGAGGTGGTGCCGAACGACAATAGCGGCCAGCTCGACGTCAAGGCGCTGGAGAACATGATCGACGGCCGGGTGAAGCTCATCAGCGTCACCCATGTGCCGACCAATGGCGGGCTGGTGAACCCGGCCGCCGCCATCGGCAAGGTCGCCCGCGCCGCCGGCATCCCCTACCTGCTGGATGCCTGCCAGTCCTTCGGCCAGATGAAACTGGACATGCAGGAGATCGGCTGCGACATGGCCTCGGTCACCGGGCGGAAATATATGCGCGGCCCGCGCGGCACCGGCCTGCTCTATGTCCGCAAGTCGATGCTGGACAAGCTGGAGCCGCCCTTCCTCGACCTGCATTCGGCGCTGTGGACCGGCCCCGACAGCTACGAAATGCAGCCGAACGCAAAGCGCTTCGAGAACTGGGAGAAATATGTCGCCGGCCAGATCGGCCTGAAGACCGCCATTGATTATGCGCTGGGCTGGGGCATCGACGCCATCGAGACGCGCGTCACGGCACTGGCCGACGGCTTCCGCGACAAGCTCTCCGCCATCCCCGGCGTCACCGTGCGCGATCTGGGGGAGAGGCGCTGCGGCATCGTCACCTTCACCCGCGACGGCGTGGAGCCGGAGGCGATCATGGCGGCGATGAGCGCCAACAGGATCAACTGCTCGGTCTCCCGCATCAGCTCGACCCGGATCGACATGACCCAGCGCGGGCTTGAGAAGGTGCTGCGCACCGGCGTGCATTACTACAACACGGAAGAGGAGCTGGATCGCTTCCTCGAGGTGCTGGAAAGCGTGAAATAA
- a CDS encoding branched-chain amino acid ABC transporter permease, giving the protein MTGPRHLLRAGLACLFLALLLVPLGGCGTDIARSAACERFLSVLEPGYARIESLRWRHPEGALNPEDTLNNVRGEYRLTGSGVTRWIRCDFAAEAQEDGSFALTRLETDREGVFSPVQRHMLFLALRLAGPAPERPASPWQPAAYFLQQLLNALTVASPYALLAVGFTLIYGIIGRINFAFGEIAMLGAYVTVLLAVLAGEAGGTLSNPLLLLGLLIAVMAITGLYGWQTERLVFRPLRHSPSHAVLIAAIGLSIFLQEGVRLVQGTRDRWLQPVFTGRYRIADSGDFAVYASLGQLILIATASLLLAVLLTLLARHRIGRAIRACGEDARMTALLGVNVNRTVALCFAIGSAYAAAAGLLLALYYGGVNFHMGFLIGFKALAAAIIGGIGSVPGAILGALVVGMLETFWSAYFTGAYKDVSVFALLAVILIFRPHGLLGRPQGRGD; this is encoded by the coding sequence ATGACCGGCCCGCGGCACCTTCTCCGGGCCGGTCTTGCCTGCCTGTTTCTGGCACTGCTGCTGGTGCCGCTGGGCGGCTGCGGCACCGATATTGCCCGCAGCGCCGCCTGCGAGCGGTTCCTGTCGGTTCTGGAGCCGGGCTATGCCCGCATCGAGTCGCTGCGCTGGCGCCACCCCGAGGGCGCGCTGAACCCCGAGGACACGCTGAACAATGTACGCGGCGAGTATCGGTTGACGGGAAGCGGTGTAACCCGCTGGATACGCTGCGACTTCGCCGCCGAGGCCCAGGAGGATGGCAGCTTTGCCCTGACCCGGCTGGAAACCGACCGCGAGGGCGTGTTTAGCCCGGTCCAGCGCCACATGCTGTTCCTGGCGCTGAGGCTGGCCGGCCCTGCCCCGGAACGCCCGGCCTCCCCCTGGCAGCCGGCCGCCTATTTCCTGCAGCAGCTGCTGAACGCGCTGACCGTCGCCAGCCCCTATGCGTTGCTGGCGGTCGGTTTCACGCTGATCTACGGCATTATCGGCAGGATCAACTTCGCCTTCGGCGAGATAGCGATGCTAGGCGCCTATGTCACCGTGCTGCTGGCCGTGCTGGCGGGAGAGGCCGGCGGTACCTTGTCCAATCCCCTGCTCCTGCTGGGCCTGCTGATTGCCGTCATGGCAATCACCGGCCTGTATGGCTGGCAGACCGAGCGGCTGGTGTTCCGCCCGCTGCGCCACAGCCCGTCCCACGCCGTGCTGATCGCCGCCATCGGCCTGTCGATCTTCCTGCAGGAAGGCGTGCGTCTGGTTCAGGGCACGCGCGACCGCTGGCTGCAGCCGGTCTTTACCGGACGGTACCGCATCGCCGACAGCGGCGATTTCGCGGTCTATGCCAGCCTCGGCCAGCTGATCCTGATTGCCACGGCAAGCCTGCTGCTGGCGGTACTGCTGACGCTGCTTGCCCGGCACCGGATCGGCCGGGCGATCCGGGCCTGCGGCGAGGATGCCCGCATGACGGCGCTGCTCGGCGTGAATGTGAACCGCACCGTGGCGCTGTGCTTCGCCATCGGCAGCGCCTATGCCGCGGCAGCCGGCCTGCTGCTGGCGCTCTATTACGGCGGGGTAAATTTCCACATGGGCTTCCTGATCGGCTTCAAGGCGCTGGCGGCGGCCATTATCGGCGGTATCGGCTCGGTGCCGGGCGCCATTCTGGGCGCGCTGGTCGTCGGCATGCTGGAAACCTTCTGGTCCGCCTATTTTACCGGGGCTTACAAAGATGTATCGGTTTTCGCCCTGCTGGCCGTGATACTGATTTTCCGCCCGCACGGACTGCTGGGGCGGCCCCAGGGGCGCGGAGACTGA
- a CDS encoding cysteine hydrolase family protein: MTGPKTLLEMSGAPLTPSALSQAAVISIDCQNEYVTGPLALPGVASALAECARVITAARAAGAPVIHIAHRGKPGGAFDADAPRGQIAEPVKPAEGEQVIWKPLPNSFAQTDLDAAVKATGRKELIVIGFMTHMCVSSTVRAALDLGYRCTIVESACATRDLPAPGGGVIGATELHRASLAALSDRFAIIAPDAAALPA; encoded by the coding sequence ATGACCGGCCCGAAAACCCTGCTTGAGATGTCCGGCGCACCGCTGACCCCATCGGCGCTGTCGCAAGCGGCCGTCATCTCGATCGACTGCCAGAACGAATATGTGACCGGCCCGCTGGCGCTGCCCGGCGTGGCGAGCGCGCTGGCCGAATGCGCCCGCGTGATCACCGCCGCACGCGCGGCCGGCGCGCCGGTCATCCACATCGCCCATCGCGGCAAGCCCGGCGGCGCGTTCGATGCCGATGCACCGCGCGGGCAGATCGCCGAGCCCGTGAAACCAGCTGAAGGCGAACAGGTGATCTGGAAGCCGCTGCCCAATTCCTTCGCCCAGACCGATCTGGATGCGGCGGTGAAGGCAACCGGCCGCAAGGAGCTAATCGTGATCGGCTTCATGACGCATATGTGCGTCAGCTCCACGGTGCGTGCCGCGCTCGACCTCGGCTATCGCTGCACCATCGTGGAGAGCGCCTGTGCCACCCGCGACCTGCCGGCGCCGGGCGGCGGGGTGATCGGCGCCACGGAACTGCACCGCGCCTCGCTGGCGGCGCTGTCCGACCGTTTCGCCATCATCGCGCCGGACGCGGCTGCCCTGCCCGCCTAA
- a CDS encoding multidrug effflux MFS transporter, with amino-acid sequence MQRRTPPTAMLIAVTMTGPLALNIFQPSMPNMARVFATDYATIQLSLTLFLVGVAVGQLFYGPLSDRFGRRPVLLGGLTLYVLASLAAMVAPTVEFLILGRIAQALGGCAGMVLTRAIVRDIYTRDRAASVLAYIVMAMAVAPAIAPAIGGYLESWFGWQASFLFVAGFGALVVAAAARWLHETNFQRVEGAGLGAMVRIYGRLARQPVYAGYALSVAFSTGAFFAFIGGAPYVVIELIRASPQDYGIYFILVAVGYMGGSFIAGRLSMRYGVDRMIRLGVAISTAGVLAMITAALWVPLSLAGLFAPMGLIAMGNGVSQPSGVSGAISVDPGVAGSASGMLGFSQMALGGLLTFIIGHALSDSAWPLVIMMAVCTALGYGAFVFACRSRLRAARATLSEVRSGD; translated from the coding sequence ATGCAACGCCGGACGCCGCCGACAGCGATGCTGATCGCGGTGACCATGACCGGCCCGCTGGCGCTGAATATCTTTCAGCCCTCCATGCCAAACATGGCGCGTGTCTTCGCCACCGATTACGCGACGATACAGCTCAGCCTGACCCTGTTCCTGGTGGGTGTGGCAGTGGGGCAGTTGTTCTATGGCCCCTTGTCGGACAGGTTCGGGCGGCGTCCGGTGCTGCTGGGCGGGCTGACGCTCTATGTTCTGGCCAGTCTCGCGGCGATGGTCGCGCCGACGGTCGAATTCCTGATCCTGGGGCGCATCGCGCAGGCGCTGGGCGGCTGCGCCGGCATGGTGCTGACCCGCGCCATTGTCCGCGATATCTACACCCGCGACCGGGCGGCCAGCGTGCTGGCCTATATCGTCATGGCGATGGCGGTGGCGCCGGCCATCGCCCCCGCCATTGGCGGCTATCTCGAATCCTGGTTCGGCTGGCAGGCGAGTTTCCTGTTCGTCGCGGGATTCGGCGCGCTGGTCGTGGCCGCGGCCGCGCGCTGGCTGCATGAAACCAATTTCCAGCGGGTCGAAGGGGCGGGGCTCGGGGCCATGGTTAGGATCTATGGCAGGCTGGCGCGCCAGCCGGTCTATGCCGGCTATGCGCTGTCGGTCGCCTTCTCCACCGGCGCCTTCTTCGCCTTCATCGGCGGGGCACCCTATGTGGTGATCGAGCTGATCCGCGCTTCGCCGCAGGATTACGGGATTTATTTCATCCTGGTGGCGGTCGGCTATATGGGGGGCAGCTTCATCGCCGGGCGGCTCAGCATGCGCTATGGCGTCGATCGGATGATCCGGCTCGGCGTGGCGATCTCGACGGCGGGGGTGCTGGCGATGATCACGGCGGCGCTCTGGGTTCCGCTGTCGCTGGCTGGACTGTTCGCGCCGATGGGGCTGATCGCCATGGGCAATGGCGTCAGCCAGCCGAGCGGGGTGTCGGGGGCGATCAGCGTGGATCCCGGCGTTGCCGGATCGGCCTCCGGCATGCTCGGATTCTCGCAGATGGCGCTGGGCGGCCTGTTGACCTTCATCATCGGCCACGCCCTGTCCGATAGCGCCTGGCCGCTGGTCATCATGATGGCGGTCTGCACGGCGCTGGGCTATGGCGCCTTCGTGTTTGCCTGCCGCAGCCGGCTCAGGGCGGCCAGAGCCACCCTGAGCGAGGTCCGTTCCGGCGATTAG